Genomic segment of Oncorhynchus nerka isolate Pitt River linkage group LG10, Oner_Uvic_2.0, whole genome shotgun sequence:
acggtagtgtgtgtatatatatatatattttgtgggtaatatatatatattttatatttacccCATAATATATGGGTGACTGGAAATGATGCAGGCAATTACTTTGATGGAAGCTAcgatctatctgcaatattagaACTGATCCcccttaaaaaataaaaataatgctctctccctgtgtctctccactccctgtctccccctctctctccactccctgtctccccctctctctccactccctgtctccccctctctctccactccctgtctcccctctctctccactccctgtctcctctctctccactccctgtctctccactccctgtctccccctctctccactccctgtctccccctctctccaccccctgtctccctctctctccactccctgtctccccctctctccactccctgtctcccctctctccaccccctgtctccctctctctccactccctgtctccccctctctctccactccctgtctccccctctctccactccctgtctccccctctctccactccctgtctctccactccctgtctcccctctctctctccactccctgtctctccactctctctctccactccctgtctcccctctctctccactccctgtctccccctctctctccactccctgtctccccctctctctccactccctgtctctccactccctgtctcccctctctccactccctgtctccccctctctccaccccctgtctccctctctctccactccctgtctcccccctctctccactccctgtctccctctctccaccccctgtctcccctctctctccactccctgtctccccctctctctctccactccctgtctccccctctctctccactccctgtctcccccctctctctccactccctgtctccccctctctctccactccctgtctctccactccctgtctccctctctctccactccctgtctccccctctctccactccctgtctccccctctctccactccctgtctcccctctctctccactccctgtctccccctctctctccactccctgtctcccctctctctccactccctgtctcccctctctctccactccctgtctctctttcctcccctctctctccactccctgtctctccactccctgtctccccctctctccactccctgtctccccctctctctcctccctgtctccccctctctctcctccctgtctcccccctctctcctccctgtctccccctctctctcctccctgtctccccctctctctcctccctgtctccccctctctcccctccctgtctccccctctctctcctccctgtctccccctctctctcctccctgtctcccctctctctcctccctgtctccccctctctctcctccctgtctccccctctctccctccctgtctccccctctctctcctccctgtctccccctctctctcctccctgtctccccctctctcctcctgtctccccctctctctcctccctgtctccccctctctccccctgtctccctctctcccctccctgtctccccctctctcccctccctgtctccccctctctctccccctctctcctccctgtctccccctctctctcctccctgtctccccctctctctcctccctgtctccccccctctctctcctccctgtctccccctctctctcctccctgtctcccccctctctcctgcagGGTGTGTGTCATGCGTCTCTGAGCTCGGAGCAGCTCTCTCTGTGCTATGCCAACCGTTCTGCAGCGCTATTCCACCTCCAGCGCTACAGGGTGAGTGGAACATGGTGAACCTCAGTACTTCTCATTAGTTTGTCTTATGTCCAGTCTTCTCACTAATTTGTCTTCCGTCCGGTCTTCTCACTAGTTTATATCTTCCGTCCAGTCTTCTCACTAGTTTATATCTTCCGTCCAGTCTTCTCACTAGTTTGTCTTCCGTCCAGTCTTCTCACTAGTTTGTCTTCTGTCCAGTCTTCTCACTAGTTTGTCTTCCGTCCAGTATTCTCACTAGTTTATATCTTCCGTCCAGTCTTCTCACTAGTTTGTCTTCCGTCCAGTCTTCTCACTAGTTTGTCTTCCGTCCAGTCTTCTCACTAGTTTATATCTTCCGTCCAGTCTTCTCACTAGTTTGTCTTCCGTCCAGTCTTCTCACTAGTTTATATCTTCCGTCCAGTCTTCTCACTAGTTTGTCTTCCGTCCAGTCTTCTCACTAGTTTATATCTTCCGTCCAGTCTTCTCACTAGTCTGTCTTCCGTCCGGTCTTCTCACTAGTTTATATCTTCCGTCCAGTCTTCTCACTAGTTTATATCTTCCGTCCAGTCTTCTCACTAGTTTGTCTTCCGTCCAGTCTTCTCACTAGTTTGTCTTCCGTCCGGTCTTCTCACTAGTTTATATCTTCCGTCCAGTCTTCTCACTAGTTTGTCTTCCGTCCAGTCTTCTCACTAGTTTGTCTTCTGTCCAGTCTTCTCACTAGTTTGTCTTCCGTCCAGTATTCTCACTAGTTTATATCTTCCGTCCAGTCTTCTCACTAGTTTGTCTTCCGTCCAGTCTTCTCACTAGTTTGTCTTCTGTCCAGTCTTCTCACTAGTTTGTCTTCCGTCCAGTATTCTCACTAGTTTATATCTTCCGTCCAGTCTTCTCACTAGTTTGTCTTCCGTCCAGTCTTCTCACTAGTTTGTCTTCCGTCCAGTCTTCTCACTAGTTTATATCTTCCGTCCAGTCTTCTCACTAGTTTGTCTTCCGTCCAGTCTTCTCACTAGTTTATATCTTCCGTCCAGTCTTCTCACTAGTTTGTCTTCTGTCCAGTCTTCTCACTAGTTTGTCTTCCGTCCAGTATTCTCACTAGTTTATATCTTCCGTCCAGTCTTCTCACTAGTTTGTCTTCCGTCCAGTCTTCTCACTAGTTTGTCTTCCGTCCAGTCTTCTCACTAGTTTATATCTTCCGTCCAGTCTTCTCACTAGTTTGTCTTCCGTCCAGTCTTCTCACTAGTTTATATCTTCCGTCCAGTCTTCTCACTAGTTTGTCTTCCGTCCAGTCTTCTCACTAGTTTGTCTTCCGTCCAGTCTTCTCACTAGTTTGTCTTCCGTCCGGTCTTCTCACTAGTTTATATCTTCCGTCCAGTCTTCTCACTAGTTTATATCTTCCGTCCAGTCTTCTCACTAGTTTATATCTTCCGTCCAGTCTTCTCACTAGTTTGTCTTCCGTCCAGTCTTCTCACTAGTTTGTCTTCCGTCCGGTCTTCTCACTAGTTTATATCTTCCGTCCAGTCTTCTCACTAGTTTATATCTTCCGTCCAGTCTTCTCACTAGTTTATATCTTCCGTCCAGTCTTCTCACTAGTTTGTCTTCCGTCCAGTCTTCTCACTAGTTTGTCTTCCGTCCAGTCTTCTCACTAGTTTGTCTTCCGTCCAGTCTTCTCACTAGTTTGTCTTCCGTCTAGTCTTCTCACTAGTTTGTCTTCCGTCCAGTCTTCTCACTAGTTTGTATCATCTTCATTATTACACTGCTTACCTTTCCATTTCAGATATTGTtttttgaggtgtgtgtgtgtgaacgctcACGTGCCCtcgttcttgtgtgtgtgtgtgtgtgtgtgtgtgtgtgttccatctTTGTATCGTTTGACTTGTATTTCTTCTCCTCAGGAGTGCCTCGAGGACATCGACCGAGCCCTGAACCATGGCTACCCAAGTCACCTGAAGCACAAACTACAGGACAGACAGGCACAGTGCCTCAACCACTTCCCCAACGGGACAGAGGAGATGACCACCGCCAAGCAAGGGGCAGGGCACCAGGCAGACGGGGTGTGTAGCAGGACCAACCCAACAAAGCCCAACCCAAAGTCTCCAAACTCCCAGCAGCAGAATGGGAGTGCTCTCTCCCCTGGTTTGTCTGTGTGCTTCAGCCCTGAAAAAGGGCGACACCTGGTGGCCACCAAGGGCATCGCGGCCGGAGAGGAGATATTGGAGGACAGGGCTTACAGCTGTGTGCTAATACcagggatggggggagggagaggagaggagacggaggaaGCAGGAAGAGTGTTTGGGACCGAGGTGAGGTACTGTCATCAGTGTTTGGGGGAGACGGTGAGCCCTGTGCCATGTGAGGGGTGCAGCTACGCCCGCTACTGCTCAGAGGGGTGTCGGAGGGGCGCGTGGGAGTGGCATCATCGCTGGGAGTGTCCAATGGGAGCCGAGCTGAGTACTGCGGGAGTGATGTCACAGCTGGCGCTGAGGGTGGCGTTAAAAGCGGGGGTGAAGGAGGTACTGAGGGCACGGGAACCAATCAGAGACGTGGATAACGATTCTAAACTAATCAGAGAGAAGATTAGCTCCAAGAATTCCAGTTCTAAGCCAATCACAGAAAAGATCCGCCCAAAGATGAAGAATTCTGGCTCCAGTGACGCCACATCAACTGAGCCGGAGGTCAACGACCCCTCTGCTTATTACCATGGTGATTCCTACCTGAGCGTTTACCACCTGCTGCCTCACCTGAATGGCCACGCCCCCAGCCTGCGCTTCTTGTGCTCTGTCACCATAGCAACGCTCTACCTGCGGCTGCGCCAGGCGGGACCTCCACCTGTGTcctgggagaggggaggagcCTCAGAAAGCATGACGTGCAGTAACCAATCTCGGGCCCCCGAGGAGGGAGAGGGCTGGGCTCCGGAGCTAAGCCTGCTGGGAAGTGTATCTCTGAGGCATATGCTGCAGCTGAGATGTAATGCCCAGGCAGTGAGCCTGCTCAGAGACACAGGTGAGTGTGAGtcagtcagagaggaagaggtgaactGAGAGGCCTGACTCCACCCCAAAATCTGTCCTCACAAGAATAAAGTGTGAAGCAGACCgactggatattttttttatatggaggtcaatgagagggTGTTAAATCTGGTCAACATACAATTAAATTGCTAATTTGCTAAGTGAGGCTAACACCCAAACTGGGTGCACTATCGTGCTCAAATtgatttgccccccccccccccccccacaccacaccaaacgcgatcacgacactcaggttaaaatatcaaaaccaactctgaaccaattatattaatttggggacagatcGAAAGACTTTGAGAAAAAACAGGTTTATATCTTGAGTTGTGCTGCTGTTCACATGTGCATCTGCCTTCTCATTGGTTAGAATGTTCCCGCCTTCTGCCTTCTCATTGGTTAGAATGTTCCCGCCTTCTGCCTTCTCATTGGTTAGAATGTTCCCGCCTTCTGCCTTCTCATTGGTTAGAATGTTCCCGCCTTCTGCCTTCTCATTGGTTAGAATGTTCCCGCCTTCTGCCTTTTCATTGGTTAGAATGTTCCCGCCTTCTGCCTTCTCATTGGTTAGAATGTTCCCGCCTTCTGCCTTCTCATTGGTTAGAATGTTCCCGCCTTCTGCCTTCTCATTGGTTAGAATGTTCCCGCCTTCTGCCTTCTCATTGGTTAGAATGTTTCCGCCTTTTCATGGACATtctatttccattgttaaagcagacagacagtacaatatcttgtcaatataatggataatcttTGTTTCAGTTTAATGTCTTTGTCGTATTTAGTCTGGTGGATGTGTTCTACATGGGCCCCTATTCTCTATATCTAAAACTGTTTTTTTACTGCAAAGGCCCATGGGACTCAACGTAAGTGCGTTATGTATTAGATTAGATCTACCCCGTAAACGCATAGGAGAGAACATTTCCTGTCTGACCTTAGAATGACCTTTTGACCTTCCCATGACCTTTACAGGTGATTTTACTGCGGTGCAGTCCACCCAGGAAGTGCGCATTGCCACGGCAATATTCCCCACACTGAGTATCCTAAACCACTCCTGCTGCCCCAACACAAGCCTCAACTTCAGGACCTCTCACCTGGTCTCACCTCAACCAGACCGAGGCTCTACTGATGAACTGGTTTCCACTGAGCCTGTTTCTACTGGTCCTGAGGCTCCAGTCTCCGTCTCAGCTGGAGTAGCTGTCTCTATCAGAGCATCCAGAGACATCTGTCCTGGACAGGAAGTCCTCCACTGTTACGGTGAAGAAGAGATCCGTCTGTCTCCCTCctatctgtcgctctctctcatctgtctgtctgtacctctctctcggctgtctgtctggtctgtctgtctgtctgtctgtctgtctgtctgtctgtctgtctgtctgtctgtctgtctgtctgtctgtctctgtctgtaccgtTTACTGTTTCAATGTTTATACTCCTAAACATTAtatacctcctcccctacctcctcccctacctcctcccttacctcctcccttacctcctccccttacctctcccctacctccccaacctctccccaacctctcccctacctctcccctacctcctcccctacctcctcccctacctcccctacctcctcccctacctcctcctcccttacctcctcccttacctcctcccttacctcctcccttacctcctcccttacctctcccctacctctcccctacctcccccctacctcctccccaacctctctccatctcctccccaacctctccccaacctctcccctacctcctcccctacctcctcccctacctcctcccctacctcctcctttacctcctcctttacctcctcccttacctcctccccttacctctcccctacctccccaacctctcccctacctccccctacctcctccccaacctctctccatctcctccccaacctctcccctacctcccccTACTTCCTCCCCAACCCTCTCCCCAACCTCTGTCCCCCAACCTCTGTCCCCCAACCTCCCCCAACCTCCCCAACCTCTGTCCCCcaacctctctcccccatcacttcCCTACACCCCTCCCCCATttccccactcccctcctccccctctcaggTCCTCACAGCAGCAGGATGGTGTTATGTGAGCGTCGGCGACTCCTACAGGAGCAGTACCACTTCCTGTGTATCTGTCAGGCCTGCAGTATGGAGCAGGGGGAGGGGCCAGAGGGCGGAGGGGCAGGGCCAGAGGGCGGAGGGGAGGGGCCAGACACACACCTGCAGTGTGGGAAGTGCGAGGGACCTATAAAGGTGGGAGTTTCTCATCTTTAATTACATACATTTCTCCATCTTCTTCCCAGTAAATGTTTCTATTTTGTAAAACATTTCAACTGCCCACTTCTGTTTTTACTTAGACTAGTAATTCATCCTCAAAATCTAGTCAGAGTAGATGGTGCCTAACTATGCCATtcatcatcaatcaatcaatgtgtgtgtgtgactgtgtgtgtgtgtgtctctctctctctctctctctctgtgtctgtgtctgactgtgtgtgtgtgttccagcagTGCAGTGTGGACGGTGCAGGGTGGGTCGTGTGTGTGCGGTCGTCTTGCGGTCATCGTGTGTCACGCTCTGAAATGGACCTCAGACTGCAGGAGGTCAGGGTTCAGCTGGAGCAGGCAGTGGAcctcctggagacagacagaccaggtgtgtgtgtgtgtgtgtgtgtgtgtgtgtgtgtgtgtgtgtgtacctgcttaTGATATGAAATATGACTGGCCGTGATTGGAGATGTTGTTCATGTCATTTTCCTGGTGAAATGTGTTTGGTTCCCTGATATCACTGTTGTTTATGTGATGAACAAGGTGGGAAACTCTCTTACTGCCCTCCTaacctcaccttctctctctctctctctctctgtctctctgtctctgtctctctctctgtctctctctctgtctctctctctctctctctctctctctctgtctctgtctctgtctctctctctctctctctgtctctctctctctctctctgtctctctctctctctctctctctctctctctgtctctctctgtctctctctctctctctctctctctctctctctctgtctctctctctctctctctctctctctctctgtctctctctctctctctctctctctctctctctctctctgtctctgtctctctctctgtctgtctctgtctctctctgtctctctctgtctgtctctctctgtctctgtctctctctctctctctctctctctctgtctctctctctgtctctctctctgtctctgtctctgtctctctctgtctctgtctctctctctctctgtctctgtctctctctgtctctctctctgtctctctgtctctctctctctgtctctgtctctctctctgtctctgtctctgtctgtctctctctctctctgtctctctgtctctctgtctctctctctgtctctctctctctctgtctctgtctctgtctctgtctctctctctctgtctctctctgtctctctctctctgtctctctctctctctgtctctctctctctctctgtctctctctgtctctctctctctctctctctgtctctctctctgtctctctctctctctgtctctgtctctctctctctctgtctctctctgtctctctgtctctgtctctctctctgtctctctctgtctctctctctctctctctctctctctctctctgtctctctctgtctctctctctctgtctctgtctctctctctctgtctctctctgtctctgtctctctctctgtcgctctctctgtctctctctgtctctctctgtctctgtctctctgtctctctctgtctctgtctctctctctgtctctctctctgtctctctctgtctctctctctctctgtctctgtctctctctctctctgtctctctgtctctcttctctctgtctctctctctctgtctctctctctgtctctgtctctttctctctgtctctgtctctttctctctctctgtctctctctgtctctctctctctctctctctctctctctctctgtctctctctctctgtctctctctctctctctctctctctctctctctctctctctgtctctctctctctgttctctctctctctctctctctctctctgtctctgtctctgtctctctctctgtctctctctctctctctctctctctctgtctctctctgtctctctctctctctctgtctctctctctctgtctctctctgtctctgtctctctctctgtctctctctgtctctctgtctctctctctctctgtctctctctctgtctctctctctctgtctctgtctctctctctgtctctctctgtctctctctctgtctctctctgtctctctctctctctgtctctctgtctctctctctctctctctctctgtctctctctgtctctctctctgtctctctctctctgtctctgtctctctctgtctctctgtctctctctgtctctctctctctctctctctgtctctctctctctgtctctctctctgtctctctctctctgtctctctctctgtctctctctctgtctctctct
This window contains:
- the smyd4 gene encoding SET and MYND domain-containing protein 4 isoform X1; the protein is MDLPCVEWQKHVEQKWSRLTLDEKKCFSSLLDIDEVFDFGLSQVIQEDVDFLSGISKDNPVQKDLERAARCRKEGNSSFKTRDYTAAVLHYSQGVCHASLSSEQLSLCYANRSAALFHLQRYRECLEDIDRALNHGYPSHLKHKLQDRQAQCLNHFPNGTEEMTTAKQGAGHQADGVCSRTNPTKPNPKSPNSQQQNGSALSPGLSVCFSPEKGRHLVATKGIAAGEEILEDRAYSCVLIPGMGGGRGEETEEAGRVFGTEVRYCHQCLGETVSPVPCEGCSYARYCSEGCRRGAWEWHHRWECPMGAELSTAGVMSQLALRVALKAGVKEVLRAREPIRDVDNDSKLIREKISSKNSSSKPITEKIRPKMKNSGSSDATSTEPEVNDPSAYYHGDSYLSVYHLLPHLNGHAPSLRFLCSVTIATLYLRLRQAGPPPVSWERGGASESMTCSNQSRAPEEGEGWAPELSLLGSVSLRHMLQLRCNAQAVSLLRDTGDFTAVQSTQEVRIATAIFPTLSILNHSCCPNTSLNFRTSHLVSPQPDRGSTDELVSTEPVSTGPEAPVSVSAGVAVSIRASRDICPGQEVLHCYGPHSSRMVLCERRRLLQEQYHFLCICQACSMEQGEGPEGGGAGPEGGGEGPDTHLQCGKCEGPIKQCSVDGAGWVVCVRSSCGHRVSRSEMDLRLQEVRVQLEQAVDLLETDRPAQSVMLLQRAVSQAGVFLKETHSLQGQLADTMARAYSTMGEWRGAAGQLERSVLAIRSQYGQDSIELGRQLFKLAQLHFNGGFPGPALSVISRARRLLSLHCGPHCPEVQELQSMEDCLQGVL
- the smyd4 gene encoding SET and MYND domain-containing protein 4 isoform X2; its protein translation is MDLPCVEWQKHVEQKWSRLTLDEKKCFSSLLDIDEVFDFGLSQVIQEDVDFLSGISKDNPVQKDLERAARCRKEGNSSFKTRDYTAAVLHYSQGVCHASLSSEQLSLCYANRSAALFHLQRYRECLEDIDRALNHGYPSHLKHKLQDRQAQCLNHFPNGTEEMTTAKQGAGHQADGVCSRTNPTKPNPKSPNSQQQNGSALSPGLSVCFSPEKGRHLVATKGIAAGEEILEDRAYSCVLIPGMGGGRGEETEEAGRVFGTEVRYCHQCLGETVSPVPCEGCSYARYCSEGCRRGAWEWHHRWECPMGAELSTAGVMSQLALRVALKAGVKEVLRAREPIRDVDNDSKLIREKISSKNSSSKPITEKIRPKMKNSGSSDATSTEPEVNDPSAYYHGDSYLSVYHLLPHLNGHAPSLRFLCSVTIATLYLRLRQAGPPPVSWERGGASESMTCSNQSRAPEEGEGWAPELSLLGSVSLRHMLQLRCNAQAVSLLRDTGDFTAVQSTQEVRIATAIFPTLSILNHSCCPNTSLNFRTSHLVSPQPDRGSTDELVSTEPVSTGPEAPVSVSAGVAVSIRASRDICPGQEVLHCYGPHSSRMVLCERRRLLQEQYHFLCICQACSMEQGEGPEGGGAGPEGGGEGPDTHLQCGKCEGPIKCSVDGAGWVVCVRSSCGHRVSRSEMDLRLQEVRVQLEQAVDLLETDRPAQSVMLLQRAVSQAGVFLKETHSLQGQLADTMARAYSTMGEWRGAAGQLERSVLAIRSQYGQDSIELGRQLFKLAQLHFNGGFPGPALSVISRARRLLSLHCGPHCPEVQELQSMEDCLQGVL